A single Maridesulfovibrio frigidus DSM 17176 DNA region contains:
- a CDS encoding ribonuclease H-like domain-containing protein, with amino-acid sequence MLERTFCHLKGIGNTTEAKIWNSGISSWSDIVKGADMPFSDAKISELEKGCSESLERLKGRDPRWFADRLPASDQWRMYSHFQDNIAYIDIETTGTDAHSCDITTIALWNGREVKTYVQGRNLHDFEDEIAKYPMIVSFNGKCFDVPFIEKYFGIKINAAHIDLRFVFRSLGITGGLKGIEQYFGIDRGDAAGLDGYFAVLLWNEYEMSGNEKALETLLAYNVLDSVNLENLMILAYNLHIERFPQHDLKPITAAAVPGNPFNAHISVVDSIRRRYPSGGSFRKF; translated from the coding sequence ATGCTCGAAAGAACTTTTTGTCATCTTAAAGGGATCGGTAATACTACCGAGGCCAAAATATGGAATTCTGGAATAAGTAGTTGGTCAGACATTGTTAAAGGTGCTGACATGCCTTTTTCAGATGCTAAAATCAGTGAGCTTGAAAAAGGTTGCAGTGAATCTTTGGAGCGTCTCAAAGGGCGAGACCCTCGCTGGTTTGCGGATAGACTTCCGGCGTCTGATCAGTGGCGTATGTATTCTCATTTTCAGGATAATATCGCATATATAGATATAGAAACTACAGGCACAGATGCCCACTCCTGCGATATTACGACCATAGCTCTCTGGAATGGCCGTGAAGTGAAAACCTATGTTCAGGGGCGCAATCTTCATGATTTTGAAGATGAGATTGCTAAGTATCCCATGATCGTAAGTTTCAATGGAAAATGCTTTGATGTGCCTTTTATAGAGAAATATTTCGGCATTAAAATTAATGCAGCTCATATTGATTTGCGCTTTGTTTTCAGATCGCTTGGAATAACCGGCGGCTTAAAGGGTATCGAACAATATTTCGGCATCGATCGTGGCGACGCGGCCGGACTTGATGGTTATTTCGCTGTTCTTTTGTGGAATGAATATGAAATGTCCGGCAATGAAAAAGCGCTTGAAACTCTATTAGCATATAATGTTTTAGATAGCGTGAACCTCGAAAACCTTATGATTCTGGCGTATAACCTTCATATAGAAAGGTTTCCCCAGCATGATCTAAAGCCGATAACCGCGGCTGCGGTCCCGGGTAATCCGTTCAATGCTCATATCAGCGTGGTAGATTCCATTAGGCGCAGATATCCTTCTGGAGGATCTTTCCGTAAATTCTAA